In the genome of Pseudopipra pipra isolate bDixPip1 chromosome 4, bDixPip1.hap1, whole genome shotgun sequence, one region contains:
- the LOC135413888 gene encoding inositol 1,4,5-trisphosphate receptor-interacting protein-like 1 yields the protein MGGGDDARGGGCSPERKLSPSQQGPVAPLGPGTQLLRALCGGRCQRGFGDGPAAPGSMGCCDVAGLGSREALLGCLLPFAGAQPSQGLTRRLRAGAGWALCCLQPGAAFPSSLDACAPSHPKPLRKLVSHLLQAMDSALVLLLAVLAVLPKPTHDRPSDAVALERMKRRQMFLEEKMSELWEEMEWRRALEKVPLLWILQHWLFWVAAAAVLCWLAWRRQRDSWRGEEEEELGAAAGAVRPFPELSRSPLQELPYMGRTLKKLVRDLLEVCQVLSQNTFMPELHPATQKQGTMESWSDLGHQVIYQLVVFLRPPPRHSFQLQPPAGKNVPERCSNIRVVLECSCSSTTGETSCFVHPTHDAQPSRLLRTLCTDSHLEVEKVAGWVQDLVEAAWERLPQWHDWKLQLLPSSRSCRLLLTGPCQVQLCAELLLALRQGRPGNFLVLE from the coding sequence atggggggtggggatgatgcccggggggggggttgtagCCCCGAGCGAAAGCtgagcccctcccagcagggcccagttgcgcccctggggcctggtacacagctgctcagggctctctgtggtggccggtgccaaagaggctttggggatgggccggccgcccctggctccatgggatgctgtgatgtggcagggctggggtctcgggaggctctgctggggtgtctcttgccttttgccggggcacagcccagccagggactgacaaggaggctccgggctggggcaggatgggccctgtgctgtctgcagccaggcgctgccttcccttcaagcctcgatgcctgtgctccctcccaccccaagccactgaggaaacttgtctcccatctcctgcaggccatggactcagcacttgtgctcctcctggctgtgctggccgtcCTGCCCAAGCCGACCCACGATCGCCCGAGCGATGCAGTCGCTCTGGAGCGGATGAAGAGACGGCAGATGTTTCTCGAGGAGAAGATGAgcgagctgtgggaggaaatggagtggaggagggccctggaaaaagttccactcctgtggatcttgcagcactggctcttctgggtggctgcagcggctgtgctctgctggctggcctggcGCCGTCAGCGGGACAGCtggcgaggagaggaggaagaagagctgggcgcagcagccggggccgtcaggcctttcccagagctcagccggtcaccgctgcaggaactgccctaCATGGGCCGcaccctgaagaagctggtgcgggacctgctggaggtgtgccaggtgctctcccagaacaccttcatgccagagctgcacccgGCCACCCAGAAGCAGGGCACCATGGAGTCCTGGAGTGACCTGGGGCACCAGGTCATCTACCAGCTGGTCGTCTTCCTGAGGCCACCCCCCAGgcactctttccagctgcagccgcccgccggcaagaatgtgccagagaggtgctccaacatCCGGGTGGTGCTGGAGTGCTCGTGCTCCAGCACGACGGGGGAGACGTCGTGCTTTGTCCACCCCACGCACGACGCTCAGCCCTCGCGCCTGCTCCGcaccctctgcacagactcccacttggaggtggagaaagtcgccggctgggtgcaggacttggtggaagcagcctgggagcgtttgccccagtggcatgactggaagctccagctgctgccctcctcccgctcctgcaggctcctgctgaccggcccctgccaggtgcagctctgcgctgagctgctcttggcgctgcggcagggccggccaggcaacttcctggtgctggaatag
- the LOC135413890 gene encoding inositol 1,4,5-trisphosphate receptor-interacting protein-like 1, with translation MGCCDVAGLGSREALLGCLLPFAGAQPSQGLTRRLRAGAGWALCCLQPGAAFPSSLDACAPSHPKPLRKLVSHLLQAMDSALVLLLAVLAVLPKPTHDRPSDAVALERMKRRQMFLEEKMSELWEEMEWRRALEKVPLLWILQHWLFWVAAAAVLCWLAWRRQRDSWRGEEEEELGAAAGAVRPFPELSRSPLQELPYMGRTLKKLVRDLLEVCQVLSQNTFMPELHPATQKQGTMESWSDLGHQVIYQLVVFLRPPPRHSFQLQPPAGKNVPERCSNIRVVLECSCSSTTGETSCFVHPTHDAQPSRLLRTLCTDSHLEVEKVAGWVQDLVEAAWERLPQWHDWKLQLLPSSRSCRLLLTGPCQVQLCAELLLALRQGRPGNFLVLE, from the coding sequence atgggatgctgtgatgtggcagggctggggtctcgggaggctctgctggggtgtctcttgccttttgccggggcacagcccagccagggactgacaaggaggctccgggctggggcaggatgggccctgtgctgtctgcagccaggcgctgccttcccttcaagcctcgatgcctgtgctccctcccaccccaagccactgaggaaacttgtctcccatctcctgcaggccatggactcagcacttgtgctcctcctggctgtgctggccgtcCTGCCCAAGCCGACCCACGATCGCCCGAGCGATGCAGTCGCTCTGGAGCGGATGAAGAGACGGCAGATGTTTCTCGAGGAGAAGATGAgcgagctgtgggaggaaatggagtggaggagggccctggaaaaagttccactcctgtggatcttgcagcactggctcttctgggtggctgcagcggctgtgctctgctggctggcctggcGCCGTCAGCGGGACAGCtggcgaggagaggaggaagaagagctcggcgcagcagccggggccgtcaggcctttcccagagctcagccggtcaccgctgcaggaactgccctaCATGGGCCGcaccctgaagaagctggtgcgggacctgctggaggtgtgccaggtgctctcccagaacaccttcatgccagagctgcacccgGCCACCCAGAAGCAGGGCACCATGGAGTCCTGGAGTGACCTGGGGCACCAGGTCATCTACCAGCTGGTCGTCTTCCTGAGGCCACCCCCCAGgcactctttccagctgcagccgcccgccggcaagaatgtgccagagaggtgctccaacatCCGGGTGGTGCTGGAGTGCTCGTGCTCCAGCACGACGGGGGAGACGTCGTGCTTTGTCCACCCCACGCACGACGCTCAGCCCTCGCGCCTGCTCCGcaccctctgcacagactcccacttggaggtggagaaagtcgccggctgggtgcaggacttggtggaagcagcctgggagcgtttgccccagtggcatgactggaagctccagctgctgccctcctcccgctcctgcaggctcctgctgaccggcccctgccaggtgcagctctgcgctgagctgctcttggcgctgcggcagggccggccaggcaacttcctggtgctggaatag